Proteins from a genomic interval of Benincasa hispida cultivar B227 chromosome 7, ASM972705v1, whole genome shotgun sequence:
- the LOC120082058 gene encoding AP2/ERF and B3 domain-containing transcription repressor RAV2-like, with amino-acid sequence MDGICIDESASTESQSPVVKSPPPETSLCRVGSGVTSVVLDSDSSGGGVEAESRKLPSSRYKGVVPQPNGRWGAQIYEKHQRVWLGTFNEEDEAARAYDVAAQRFRGRDAVTNFKPLSHGGEEDDVVSAFLNSHSKAEIVDMLRKHTYLDELHQSKRNAGLSGSDRKRNLLLSGSGNEPEAARELLFEKAVTPSDVGKLNRLVIPKQHAEKNFPLQTGSTASSKGLLLNFEDGGGKVWRFRYSYWNSSQSYVLTKGWSRFVKEKNLKAGDIVSFLKSTGQDKQLYIEWKARKASITTGSDMNPVQTVRLFGVDIIKVSPNSVCNEKRRIELEFLALQCTKKQRVVGAL; translated from the coding sequence ATGGATGGAATTTGCATTGACGAAAGCGCTTCCACTGAATCTCAATCCCCGGTGGTTAAATCTCCGCCGCCGGAGACCAGTCTCTGCCGCGTCGGGAGTGGCGTCACCAGTGTAGTTCTGGATTCCGACTCCAGCGGCGGCGGAGTTGAAGCGGAGTCACGGAAATTACCGTCGTCTCGTTACAAAGGAGTGGTCCCACAGCCGAACGGCCGATGGGGGGCACAGATTTACGAGAAACATCAAAGAGTATGGCTGGGGACATTCAACGAAGAGGATGAAGCAGCACGTGCCTATGACGTGGCTGCTCAACGTTTCCGTGGTCGTGACGCCGTTACCAATTTCAAACCATTATCACACGGCGGTGAAGAAGACGACGTCGTATCCGCTTTCCTCAACTCTCATTCCAAGGCGGAGATCGTCGACATGCTACGTAAGCACACTTACCTAGATGAACTCCACCAAAGCAAACGAAACGCTGGGTTATCCGGTTCGGATCGGAAACGAAACCTTTTGTTATCCGGGTCGGGTAATGAACCGGAAGCCGCTCGTGAACTTCTATTCGAAAAAGCCGTTACCCCAAGCGATGTGGGGAAATTGAACCGTTTAGTTATACCAAAACAACACGCCGAAAAAAATTTCCCTCTCCAAACCGGTTCGACCGCTTCCTCTAAAGGTCTATTGCTGAACTTTGAAGACGGAGGAGGTAAAGTTTGGCGGTTCAGGTACTCGTATTGGAATAGTAGCCAAAGCTATGTGCTGACCAAAGGATGGAGCCGGTTCGTGAAAGAAAAGAATCTAAAAGCCGGTGACATTGTTAGCTTCTTGAAATCGACCGGACAAGATAAACAGCTTTACATTGAATGGAAGGCACGAAAGGCTTCCATTACAACCGGGTCCGATATGAACCCGGTTCAGACCGTTAGACTGTTTGGAGTTGACATTATCAAAGTTTCGCCGAATAGTGTGTGTAATGAGAAGAGGAGGATAGAATTGGAATTTCTCGCTTTACAATGTACAAAAAAACAAAGGGTTGTCGGAGCATTGTAA